The proteins below are encoded in one region of Reichenbachiella sp. 5M10:
- a CDS encoding DUF3575 domain-containing protein translates to MKSNLLLLILCLGCYVGQAQTDVNLNVVNILLFDASGSIEKGINDNISFGGFTGYFYGMPDLADEDGYNKYFYIGPELKYYVYPKGKLDRFFVGLYAKYSNGEAKASNWDYYSNTPAEQPVSHYNKFAFGISMGSKWVTKNNIIFGFFGGLDRNLVSNYENKDYLNYDTGSSDHENFGFRIGVHIGYRFDAASK, encoded by the coding sequence ATGAAATCCAACCTACTCTTACTCATCCTGTGCCTCGGGTGCTATGTCGGTCAAGCGCAGACCGACGTAAATCTCAATGTGGTCAACATACTACTGTTTGATGCTTCAGGCTCTATCGAAAAGGGGATCAATGACAACATCAGTTTCGGAGGTTTCACGGGTTATTTCTACGGGATGCCTGACCTGGCCGACGAAGACGGATACAACAAATACTTCTACATCGGGCCAGAGCTCAAATACTATGTTTACCCCAAAGGGAAATTGGATCGTTTTTTCGTTGGACTTTACGCCAAATACAGCAATGGAGAAGCCAAAGCATCCAACTGGGACTACTACAGCAATACCCCCGCCGAACAACCGGTATCACACTACAACAAATTCGCGTTTGGCATCAGTATGGGATCCAAATGGGTGACAAAAAACAATATTATCTTCGGATTCTTTGGTGGTTTGGACAGAAATCTTGTCTCCAACTATGAGAACAAAGACTACTTAAACTATGACACTGGATCTTCTGACCATGAAAATTTCGGCTTCAGGATAGGTGTTCATATCGGGTATCGCTTTGACGCTGCAAGCAAATAG
- a CDS encoding ATP-binding protein — MKNTTLLMLLLVGFACQQKPQAQVENETNTDEESSLNISLQKMWETDSLLTTSEAVIYHPTLDVLFVSCINGTPPDKADQDGFIAQVSPTDGEILNLKWIEGLSAPKGMGIVGNSLFVTDINQVVEIDIDKAEIIATYPIEGAAFLNDITTTDDGTVLISDTGTNIISMIKDQQLSTFVSDPALENPNGLDIADGKLFIASYGPHGKFIEMNMETKETKIITDSIMGGDGVIALSDYFIVSTWPGQIYLVSSGGSKTLLIDTREEKINAADIYPLLSQGLIFVPTFFDNRVVAYGIAEAPEPIEY; from the coding sequence ATGAAAAACACAACACTACTGATGCTTTTGCTGGTTGGATTTGCCTGCCAGCAAAAGCCACAAGCACAAGTTGAGAACGAAACAAATACCGACGAAGAAAGCTCCCTCAACATCTCTCTTCAAAAAATGTGGGAAACGGACAGCCTACTCACGACCAGCGAGGCAGTGATCTACCACCCTACACTCGATGTACTCTTCGTCTCCTGTATCAACGGCACCCCGCCTGACAAGGCAGACCAAGATGGGTTCATCGCACAAGTCTCTCCTACAGATGGAGAAATCCTCAACCTCAAATGGATCGAAGGCCTCTCTGCCCCCAAAGGTATGGGTATCGTCGGCAACAGCCTATTCGTCACAGACATCAATCAAGTCGTAGAAATCGATATCGATAAGGCCGAAATCATCGCAACATACCCCATCGAAGGGGCTGCATTTCTCAATGACATCACGACTACCGACGATGGCACTGTCTTGATCTCGGATACCGGGACCAACATCATCAGCATGATCAAAGACCAGCAGCTGAGTACATTCGTCTCAGACCCCGCCCTCGAAAACCCCAATGGCCTAGATATCGCCGACGGCAAGCTGTTCATCGCATCCTACGGCCCTCATGGCAAATTCATCGAAATGAACATGGAGACCAAAGAAACCAAGATCATTACAGACTCTATCATGGGAGGTGATGGGGTGATTGCGCTCTCTGACTATTTCATCGTGTCTACCTGGCCAGGTCAAATCTACCTCGTCTCATCGGGAGGCTCGAAAACACTATTGATCGATACCCGTGAAGAAAAAATCAACGCCGCAGACATCTACCCATTGCTTTCTCAAGGGCTCATATTCGTTCCTACTTTTTTCGACAACCGCGTAGTAGCCTATGGCATAGCCGAGGCTCCCGAACCAATAGAGTACTAA
- a CDS encoding tetratricopeptide repeat protein, whose protein sequence is MQKSWTLFLLVLAVVAACSPANRKNRIKYTFETANKKLNEGYYEEAVVLYTQVLDKDPEITDAYLNRGVAYYEMGKYVLALADYNEVYRQRPAYHEVLFNRAYAYMELERVQNALEDLEFLGQIYPDTALLAVVEGLVYEKQSDYPKAIECFTVAIGRDANNFDAYSNRAVMQYNLEDYPAAKVDILEALTIHQNEPYALNTLALIDAEMGELAEADSVIQLAMSMVGGQAYFINNAGYIQLKQGDIQAADSLIRLSLKYDDKNPFAYKNLGELYLEKKQVNEAVSVLQQSIALDSGLIGSYELLVDAYLSINDHVSACAVYEFRADQLERNPCE, encoded by the coding sequence ATGCAAAAATCATGGACGTTATTTCTTTTAGTACTGGCTGTCGTAGCAGCTTGCAGCCCTGCTAACCGCAAAAATCGCATCAAATACACTTTTGAAACGGCCAATAAGAAGCTTAATGAGGGCTACTACGAGGAAGCCGTCGTGCTCTATACGCAGGTGCTGGACAAAGACCCGGAGATCACAGATGCCTATCTCAATCGTGGAGTGGCTTACTACGAAATGGGCAAGTATGTCCTTGCGCTGGCGGATTACAATGAGGTCTATCGCCAACGCCCAGCATACCACGAGGTGCTCTTCAATCGGGCGTATGCTTACATGGAGTTGGAGCGCGTCCAGAATGCCCTAGAGGACTTGGAGTTTTTGGGGCAGATCTATCCAGACACGGCCTTGCTCGCAGTAGTGGAGGGGCTAGTGTACGAGAAGCAGTCGGATTATCCCAAAGCGATTGAGTGCTTCACGGTAGCCATTGGACGGGACGCAAACAATTTTGACGCCTATTCCAACCGTGCGGTCATGCAGTACAACCTTGAGGATTATCCTGCTGCCAAGGTAGATATTCTGGAGGCTCTGACGATTCATCAAAACGAACCCTACGCACTCAATACACTGGCACTCATCGATGCAGAGATGGGGGAGCTGGCAGAGGCGGATTCTGTGATCCAACTGGCCATGAGTATGGTTGGGGGACAAGCTTATTTCATCAACAATGCGGGATACATTCAGCTCAAACAAGGGGACATACAAGCTGCTGATTCGTTGATTCGCTTGAGTTTGAAATATGACGATAAGAATCCCTTTGCGTACAAAAATCTTGGCGAACTCTACTTGGAGAAGAAGCAAGTGAATGAGGCGGTTTCGGTTTTGCAGCAATCCATCGCACTGGATTCGGGACTGATAGGGAGCTACGAGCTGCTGGTGGATGCATACCTGTCGATCAATGATCACGTCTCGGCATGTGCGGTATATGAGTTCCGTGCAGATCAGCTTGAGCGCAACCCCTGTGAGTAG
- a CDS encoding citrate synthase, giving the protein MSEIAEIKVGDKTIELPVEVGTENEKAINIGTLRAQSGLTTLDPGYKNTGATKSAITFLDGEKGILKHRGYSIEELADKSSFIEVAFLLIYGELPTQAELDKFKSDITTHTLVHEDIKKILEGFPSTAHPMGVLSSLVTSQTAFYPESLDPNRSVEEVNLSIIRIIAKMPTFAAWAYKNQMGHPVEYPDNKLDYCGNFLKMMFALPTEDYKVDPVVAKALDTLLILHADHEQNCSTSTVRIVGSSQASLYASLSAGINALWGPLHGGANQAVIEMLEAIKADGGDADKYLAKAKDKNDPFRLMGFGHRVYKNFDPRARIIKKAANDVLDKLGVNDPVLDIARKLEEKALEDEYFVKRSLYPNVDFYSGIIYRALGIPTEMFTVMFALGRLPGWIAQWKEMRENNEPIGRPRQVYVGETDRAYVDINKR; this is encoded by the coding sequence ATGTCAGAAATAGCAGAAATCAAGGTAGGAGATAAAACAATAGAACTGCCAGTCGAAGTAGGAACCGAAAACGAAAAAGCAATCAACATCGGTACCTTACGTGCACAATCTGGACTGACAACATTAGATCCGGGGTACAAAAACACCGGAGCAACCAAAAGTGCAATCACTTTTCTCGACGGAGAAAAAGGTATTTTGAAACACAGAGGGTACTCTATCGAGGAGTTGGCTGACAAGTCAAGTTTCATCGAGGTAGCGTTCCTTTTGATCTACGGAGAGTTGCCCACTCAAGCTGAGCTGGACAAGTTCAAAAGTGATATCACTACGCACACGCTTGTACACGAGGACATCAAAAAGATCTTGGAAGGATTCCCTTCTACAGCACACCCTATGGGCGTGTTATCTTCTTTGGTCACTTCGCAGACGGCGTTTTACCCAGAGTCTTTGGATCCAAACAGATCCGTCGAAGAGGTGAACTTAAGCATCATTCGCATCATTGCTAAGATGCCTACTTTCGCAGCTTGGGCTTACAAAAATCAAATGGGACACCCTGTAGAATACCCAGACAACAAACTGGACTACTGTGGCAACTTCCTCAAGATGATGTTTGCTCTACCGACCGAAGACTACAAAGTAGACCCAGTTGTAGCCAAAGCATTGGATACGCTTTTGATTTTGCACGCAGATCACGAGCAAAACTGTTCTACTTCAACCGTACGTATCGTAGGTTCGTCGCAAGCGAGCTTGTATGCGTCTCTTTCGGCAGGGATCAACGCACTATGGGGACCACTCCATGGCGGTGCAAACCAAGCCGTAATCGAAATGCTCGAAGCTATCAAAGCTGACGGTGGAGATGCCGACAAGTATTTGGCCAAAGCCAAAGACAAAAACGATCCGTTCCGTTTGATGGGATTTGGACACAGAGTGTACAAAAACTTCGATCCAAGAGCAAGAATCATCAAGAAAGCGGCCAACGACGTTTTGGACAAGTTGGGCGTCAACGATCCAGTATTGGATATCGCTAGAAAGCTAGAGGAGAAAGCATTGGAAGACGAATACTTCGTCAAAAGATCACTCTACCCGAACGTGGACTTCTACAGTGGCATCATCTATAGAGCACTCGGTATCCCTACCGAAATGTTTACCGTGATGTTCGCCCTAGGTAGACTCCCAGGCTGGATCGCTCAATGGAAAGAAATGAGAGAAAACAACGAGCCTATCGGTAGACCAAGACAAGTATATGTCGGAGAAACAGATAGAGCTTATGTCGACATCAACAAACGATAG
- a CDS encoding mechanosensitive ion channel domain-containing protein yields the protein MFSNWFGETESAYPIIQLGGTVIIVGIYFILKKFLQKTILDRAIQQNFDPARSVYVKKLVGFLVLLLCFVLAGIVWEVSLKGLSIYIASILTVVGVGLFANWSMVSNITASVILFFFFPIKIGSKIKIVDGANSVEGEVLNLSLFSIKILIAEGDHIYYPNNMAIQRYIVHLDGHNVEKGTKKLM from the coding sequence ATGTTTTCAAATTGGTTTGGAGAAACAGAAAGCGCATACCCCATCATTCAACTAGGAGGTACGGTCATCATTGTTGGGATATATTTCATTTTGAAAAAATTCCTACAAAAAACTATTCTCGATCGGGCCATTCAACAAAATTTTGATCCCGCCCGGTCTGTCTACGTCAAAAAACTCGTCGGTTTCCTTGTCCTATTGCTTTGCTTCGTCCTCGCAGGCATCGTATGGGAGGTCTCTCTCAAAGGGCTCTCGATCTACATCGCTTCGATACTGACCGTCGTAGGTGTGGGGCTTTTTGCCAACTGGTCCATGGTCAGCAACATCACCGCTTCAGTGATTCTATTTTTCTTTTTTCCGATCAAAATCGGGTCAAAAATCAAAATCGTAGATGGGGCCAATTCGGTCGAGGGGGAAGTGCTCAATCTTTCGCTCTTTTCGATCAAAATCCTCATTGCGGAGGGAGATCACATCTACTACCCCAACAACATGGCGATCCAGCGCTACATCGTCCATCTGGATGGGCACAATGTAGAAAAAGGCACCAAAAAACTGATGTAA
- a CDS encoding nicotinate-nucleotide adenylyltransferase, with protein MESGVHTTKEKALTLNLNESIYGSLAEIGAGQEVASNFFKAGGASGTIAKTMSAYDMDFSDAIYGATERYVCEEKLLKMLNKEYGLLSVRLTKRADTSKFFAFANTIETINFKKTNQGHGWIGCRFQLEPHGEYNDLIIHVVLKDPETIWQQEVLGKIGVNLIYACYNHHSNPDRMMVSIVDNISEGRVEIDYFKLTGPGFKHVDNRLMSLKLVKYGLTHAAMFDKAGNNQQPSTFLYKKNICVLRGYFRPVTIVSEDMIDSAITEFRKDPLVDPERTLITTELTLNDLTTEGKIDETDFLDRVELLNSLDHNVLISNYTEHYKLSAYLSQFTKGKRMAFVVGTDNLRKLFDENYYHNLKGGMLESFSRLFGSNVKLLVYPTLYQGKIETSINFSPPKHMEHLYLYLKENNYIEDIDSAKRDIQHIQSAEVLQMIKSGQPNWEEFVPPMIAQMIKENKMFCYKP; from the coding sequence ATGGAATCAGGCGTACACACGACGAAAGAAAAAGCCCTAACACTCAACCTCAACGAATCAATCTATGGATCACTAGCCGAAATCGGCGCAGGCCAAGAAGTTGCTTCCAACTTCTTCAAAGCGGGAGGAGCCTCAGGCACCATAGCCAAGACCATGTCGGCGTACGACATGGATTTTTCGGATGCAATCTATGGGGCTACTGAGCGCTATGTGTGCGAAGAAAAACTCCTCAAAATGCTCAACAAGGAGTACGGACTCCTCTCCGTGCGTCTGACCAAGAGAGCAGACACGAGCAAGTTCTTTGCTTTCGCCAACACCATCGAGACGATCAACTTCAAAAAAACCAACCAAGGGCATGGGTGGATCGGCTGTCGTTTTCAATTAGAGCCTCACGGCGAATACAACGACCTCATCATCCACGTGGTACTCAAGGACCCAGAGACAATTTGGCAACAGGAGGTACTAGGCAAGATAGGTGTCAACCTCATCTATGCTTGCTACAACCACCACAGCAATCCAGACCGCATGATGGTCTCCATCGTAGACAACATCAGCGAAGGACGCGTTGAGATTGATTATTTCAAGTTGACAGGCCCTGGTTTCAAACACGTAGACAACCGACTCATGAGTCTCAAGCTTGTCAAGTATGGCCTGACGCATGCGGCCATGTTTGACAAAGCAGGCAACAACCAGCAACCTTCAACCTTCCTGTACAAAAAGAACATTTGTGTATTGAGAGGCTATTTCAGACCGGTCACCATCGTGAGTGAGGACATGATCGATTCTGCCATCACGGAGTTTAGAAAAGACCCGCTAGTGGACCCTGAGCGCACCCTCATCACCACCGAACTGACCCTCAACGACCTGACGACCGAAGGCAAGATCGACGAGACGGACTTCCTAGATCGGGTGGAGCTCCTCAACTCCCTCGACCACAACGTCCTCATTTCCAACTACACCGAACACTACAAGCTCTCCGCATACTTGAGTCAATTCACCAAAGGCAAGCGCATGGCCTTTGTCGTAGGCACAGACAACCTCCGCAAGCTCTTTGATGAAAACTACTACCACAACCTCAAGGGCGGCATGCTCGAGTCCTTCAGCAGGCTGTTTGGCTCCAATGTCAAGCTACTCGTCTACCCCACACTCTACCAAGGCAAGATAGAGACCTCCATCAACTTCTCCCCTCCCAAACACATGGAGCACCTCTATCTCTACCTCAAAGAGAACAACTACATCGAAGACATCGACTCTGCCAAACGTGACATTCAGCACATTCAGTCCGCAGAAGTCCTCCAAATGATCAAGTCAGGCCAACCCAACTGGGAGGAATTCGTCCCGCCGATGATCGCCCAAATGATCAAAGAAAACAAGATGTTTTGCTACAAGCCTTGA
- a CDS encoding prohibitin family protein codes for MDNRKLLPLLLVGAVAVFILISLSSSLFFKVEPAERALAFYTLSGKLDKNNIITPGWHVKAPWTTIYTYDVSESKVEESMDVLDKNGLSINVDMSIRFTPMKDKIGEIQENFKGEYISVLVIPEVRSSVRQVMGRYTAEEIYSTKRSEVETSIKAETESTLASPQNNVIMKALLIRSINLPAQIKQAIENKLQQEQEALAYQFRLDKEKSEAERKRIAAEGEAKANKIINSSLTPELLKMRGIEATQELANSPNAKVVVIGSGKDGLPLILGNN; via the coding sequence ATGGACAATAGAAAATTACTACCCCTCCTGCTCGTGGGAGCTGTCGCGGTATTCATCCTCATCAGCCTATCTTCTAGTTTGTTTTTCAAGGTAGAGCCCGCGGAGCGAGCACTGGCCTTTTACACCCTCTCGGGTAAACTTGACAAAAACAACATCATCACTCCCGGATGGCACGTCAAAGCACCCTGGACCACCATATACACCTATGATGTATCCGAAAGCAAGGTAGAAGAAAGCATGGACGTACTCGACAAAAACGGGCTCTCTATCAATGTAGACATGTCGATACGTTTCACTCCGATGAAAGACAAAATCGGCGAAATCCAAGAAAACTTCAAAGGAGAATACATCAGTGTATTGGTGATTCCAGAAGTACGCTCGTCTGTGAGACAAGTCATGGGGCGCTACACTGCAGAAGAAATCTACTCCACCAAAAGATCAGAAGTAGAAACTTCCATCAAAGCGGAGACAGAGTCGACCCTCGCCAGTCCTCAAAACAACGTCATCATGAAAGCGCTGCTGATCCGATCAATCAACCTCCCTGCTCAGATCAAACAAGCCATCGAAAACAAACTCCAGCAAGAGCAAGAAGCACTCGCGTATCAGTTTAGACTGGACAAAGAAAAAAGTGAAGCCGAAAGAAAGCGTATCGCAGCAGAAGGAGAAGCCAAGGCCAACAAAATCATCAACTCCAGTTTGACACCAGAGCTACTCAAAATGAGAGGGATCGAGGCTACACAAGAGCTCGCCAACTCACCCAATGCCAAGGTCGTAGTGATTGGGAGTGGAAAAGATGGACTACCTCTCATATTAGGTAATAACTAA
- a CDS encoding 16S rRNA (uracil(1498)-N(3))-methyltransferase, with the protein MNYYYHPNPTTNPVLSTEESSHAVKVLRKKVGDTIHLMDGKGGKYEAEITDANFRKCAFRITNHEQLMHTHAQVHMAIAPTKNIDRLEWFVEKACELGTAQITILLTQRTERKKVNLERLEKKAISAMKQSKNFWKCQIDELTPYESFVTQLESLATQSFIAYVETGQEEALQTLIQPQKNTLILIGPEGDFTPEEVQTAVQHGATAVNLGSSILRTETAGIIAAHTFNLVNGR; encoded by the coding sequence ATGAACTACTACTACCACCCCAATCCCACGACCAATCCAGTCCTGAGCACCGAAGAATCCTCCCATGCTGTGAAGGTGCTGAGAAAGAAAGTCGGTGACACCATCCATCTCATGGATGGCAAGGGAGGAAAGTACGAAGCAGAAATCACGGATGCCAACTTCCGCAAATGTGCCTTTCGCATCACAAACCATGAACAGCTGATGCATACACACGCCCAAGTACACATGGCCATCGCTCCAACCAAAAACATCGATAGGCTGGAGTGGTTTGTCGAGAAGGCCTGCGAGCTGGGCACCGCACAAATCACCATCCTCCTCACCCAACGCACCGAGCGCAAAAAAGTCAACCTCGAGCGTCTCGAAAAAAAAGCCATCAGTGCGATGAAGCAATCCAAGAACTTTTGGAAATGCCAAATTGATGAGCTCACCCCCTACGAGTCCTTCGTCACCCAGCTCGAGTCACTGGCCACACAATCCTTCATAGCCTATGTCGAGACAGGGCAAGAAGAAGCACTCCAAACACTGATTCAACCCCAAAAAAACACCTTGATCCTGATAGGACCCGAAGGGGATTTTACCCCGGAGGAAGTCCAGACTGCCGTACAACATGGAGCCACAGCGGTCAATCTCGGGAGCAGTATCCTGCGCACCGAGACAGCAGGCATCATCGCAGCACACACCTTCAACCTCGTCAACGGACGATAG
- a CDS encoding asparagine synthetase B → MKRIALLFFLLITVQAKASYLFLPMDESQSNHLKAYGISFWVLENDVKVDWLLNYQGGAFLFPYYQAFENELIIRGVSYQVISDAQANSILTEIASPASNMDAMRLDKVPKIAVYSPKSKQPWDDAVTLVLTYAEIPYDVVFDDELMYDELPKYDWLHLHHEDFTGQYGRFYRAYQHFPWYQEQQREYEESARKHGFSKVSHLKLAIVKKIQAYVASGGFLFAMCSATDTYDIALSAEGVDICESMFDGDPMDPQAQSKLDFSKTFAFENFILERNPYVYEFSSIDTSPAQRGLKEDEDYFTLFEFSAKWDPVPTMLTQNHQHILKGFMGQTTAFKQKLVKSEVVILGETQSIKEAKYIHGVFGKGFWTFYGGHDPEDYQHMVSEEPTDLNLHPNSPGYRLILNNILFPAAKKKKQKT, encoded by the coding sequence ATGAAGCGCATCGCACTACTCTTTTTCCTCTTGATCACCGTACAGGCCAAAGCATCCTATTTGTTTTTGCCAATGGACGAATCACAGTCCAACCACCTCAAGGCCTATGGTATTTCATTTTGGGTACTAGAAAATGACGTCAAAGTCGATTGGCTACTCAATTACCAAGGAGGTGCCTTCCTGTTCCCGTATTATCAAGCCTTCGAAAACGAACTCATCATTCGGGGGGTTAGCTATCAGGTCATCTCGGACGCTCAAGCCAACTCCATCCTCACAGAGATCGCAAGCCCCGCCTCCAACATGGACGCCATGCGACTCGACAAAGTCCCCAAGATAGCCGTCTACTCTCCAAAGAGCAAACAGCCGTGGGACGATGCTGTGACGCTCGTATTGACCTACGCCGAAATCCCCTACGACGTGGTATTCGATGACGAACTCATGTATGACGAGCTACCCAAGTACGACTGGTTACACCTGCACCACGAGGACTTCACCGGACAATATGGAAGATTTTACCGGGCTTACCAACATTTCCCTTGGTACCAAGAGCAACAGCGCGAATACGAAGAATCCGCTCGCAAACACGGCTTCAGCAAAGTCTCCCACCTCAAACTAGCTATCGTCAAAAAAATACAAGCCTATGTCGCGAGCGGCGGCTTTCTCTTTGCCATGTGCTCTGCCACTGACACCTACGATATAGCCTTGTCTGCCGAGGGGGTTGACATCTGCGAATCCATGTTTGATGGAGACCCTATGGATCCACAAGCCCAATCCAAACTAGATTTCTCCAAGACCTTTGCCTTCGAAAATTTCATCCTCGAACGCAACCCCTACGTCTACGAGTTTTCAAGCATTGACACTTCTCCTGCTCAACGAGGGCTCAAAGAAGACGAAGATTACTTCACCCTCTTTGAGTTTTCGGCCAAATGGGACCCGGTACCAACCATGCTCACCCAAAACCACCAACACATCCTCAAAGGATTCATGGGGCAAACGACGGCATTCAAACAAAAACTCGTCAAATCAGAAGTCGTCATACTCGGAGAGACCCAATCGATCAAAGAAGCCAAATACATCCATGGTGTCTTTGGCAAGGGCTTCTGGACCTTCTATGGAGGGCATGACCCAGAAGACTACCAACACATGGTCAGTGAAGAGCCTACCGACCTCAACCTACACCCCAATTCACCCGGCTATCGATTGATTCTGAACAACATCCTGTTTCCAGCGGCTAAAAAGAAGAAACAAAAAACTTAA
- a CDS encoding peptidylprolyl isomerase — protein MKAEIHTSKGVMKLEFFEKDAPNTVKNFTDLAKKGYYDGLTFHRVIPNFVIQGGCPDGTGAGGPGYEIDCELDGDNQYHDRGVISMAHRGRNTGGSQFFICHSRDQTSGLDRHHTAFGKVVDGLEVIDAIRQGDVMDKVVVTED, from the coding sequence ATGAAAGCAGAAATACATACATCAAAAGGAGTCATGAAACTAGAGTTCTTTGAGAAGGACGCTCCCAATACCGTCAAAAATTTCACCGATCTAGCCAAAAAAGGCTACTACGACGGGTTGACCTTTCACCGTGTGATCCCAAATTTCGTAATCCAAGGAGGATGTCCTGACGGTACCGGTGCAGGTGGGCCTGGGTATGAAATCGACTGTGAACTAGATGGCGACAATCAATACCATGACAGAGGAGTAATATCGATGGCACATAGAGGGAGAAATACAGGTGGATCTCAATTTTTTATCTGCCACAGTAGAGACCAAACTTCTGGTCTGGATAGACACCATACTGCATTTGGCAAAGTAGTAGATGGACTCGAAGTGATCGACGCAATTCGTCAAGGCGACGTGATGGACAAAGTAGTCGTGACCGAAGACTAA
- a CDS encoding sodium-dependent transporter, which yields MAARGNFSNRLGFILAAAGSAVGLGNIWKFPFEVEAGGGAAFVVLYLVFCFVLCFPVLVTEIAIGRKTEKNPAGAFVALGFPKWKYLGILGIVSGIIILSFYNVVAGWAFGYFIEMAKGNFDIGKQFGEYITDIWKIAIYAVFFMGATALIVSKGVAGGIEKAAKILMPTLIIMILGILAYSFTLPNAMTGIKYYLVPEFSELNLKTIGGALRQAFFSLSLGMGALITYGSYLSKKENIISSAASITLFDVGIAFFAGLMLFPLVSYSTGGDMSNIQGGAGLIFVTLPGVFQSLGPVLGIVIGALFFLLLSFAALTSTVSLLEVPVAYIVDEYKAKRNTAVIIMAGIIFTAGIPSLIGNGYSELFTNFITYVGADTPTDFMTFLGQLADIFLLFGGCLIVTFAAYVWKKANLHEELAQGYEGYHGSIVKKFIDIAVSYVCPLLLGILFILVVLSNFFGIDIIK from the coding sequence ATGGCCGCAAGAGGAAATTTCAGTAATCGATTGGGTTTTATATTAGCTGCTGCAGGATCGGCAGTAGGTCTAGGCAACATTTGGAAATTTCCTTTTGAAGTAGAAGCTGGTGGTGGAGCCGCATTTGTCGTGCTTTACTTGGTTTTTTGTTTTGTACTTTGCTTCCCCGTCTTGGTGACAGAGATTGCTATTGGTCGAAAAACCGAAAAGAACCCCGCGGGTGCTTTCGTAGCATTGGGTTTCCCCAAATGGAAATACCTCGGTATCTTAGGGATAGTCAGTGGCATCATCATTCTCTCGTTTTACAACGTCGTAGCAGGATGGGCTTTCGGGTACTTCATCGAAATGGCCAAGGGCAACTTTGACATTGGCAAGCAGTTTGGCGAATACATCACTGACATCTGGAAAATCGCAATATATGCGGTATTCTTTATGGGAGCCACAGCTCTGATTGTTTCCAAAGGAGTCGCTGGCGGGATTGAAAAAGCAGCCAAGATACTCATGCCCACCTTGATCATCATGATCTTAGGCATCTTGGCCTACTCGTTTACCCTACCCAATGCCATGACAGGTATCAAGTACTATTTGGTTCCTGAGTTTTCTGAACTCAACCTCAAAACCATCGGTGGAGCCCTCCGACAAGCCTTCTTCTCTCTCTCACTAGGCATGGGAGCCTTGATTACCTATGGAAGCTATCTTTCCAAAAAAGAAAACATCATCAGTTCGGCCGCTTCTATCACCTTGTTTGATGTGGGGATTGCCTTCTTTGCGGGTCTCATGCTTTTTCCACTCGTATCATACAGTACAGGAGGTGACATGAGCAACATCCAAGGTGGCGCAGGGTTGATCTTTGTGACCCTCCCTGGAGTCTTTCAATCTCTAGGACCCGTATTGGGCATTGTCATCGGCGCATTGTTCTTCTTGTTGCTATCCTTCGCAGCGCTGACTTCTACAGTCTCCCTGCTCGAAGTACCTGTAGCCTACATCGTGGACGAGTACAAAGCCAAAAGAAACACAGCTGTCATCATCATGGCAGGTATCATTTTCACTGCAGGTATACCTTCGCTGATCGGCAATGGATACAGCGAACTATTCACCAATTTCATCACCTATGTCGGTGCAGATACTCCGACCGACTTCATGACTTTCTTGGGACAATTGGCCGATATATTCCTCCTCTTTGGTGGATGCCTGATTGTCACCTTTGCTGCTTATGTCTGGAAAAAAGCCAATCTACACGAAGAACTCGCACAAGGCTATGAGGGCTACCACGGTTCGATTGTCAAAAAATTCATCGACATAGCTGTGAGTTATGTATGCCCGCTACTACTTGGTATCCTCTTCATTCTTGTAGTACTCAGCAACTTTTTCGGTATAGACATCATCAAATAA